CAGGTTTCCTCTCCCAACTAGAGCGAGATCTCACCGACATCGCCGTAGACTCTCTGCGCAAAATCGCTATAGCTCTCGATGTAGAACCCAGCCTTTTTTTCAGCAGCCCCCCTCTTGGAAAAAAACGCTTGTTGCGCAGCTACGAGCGACAAACTGCACAAATCGAACCAGGCCGCTTCATCCATTACCATCTCACAAATCAAGCCGAGCCAAAATCCATGCTGCCTCGCCTTGTAGAACTTCTTCCATTGAACAAGGAAGAAAGTCTTCTTCCCTACAGCCACGACGGAGAAGAGTTCATTTATGTCTTAGAAGGCGTGCTGACTCTTATTCTTGACGGTGAACGCCAAGAGCTTTGCCCCGGCGATTCCGCCCACTACCCTTCCTCCTTGTCCCACAACTGGGGCAACCTCACCAACAAATGCGTCCGCTTCCTCGTTGTCAGCCACCCGAATCCACATTAGGATCCTCGGCAGAACCCTGCTATTCCTGCATTTTCTTCCGCGTCTGATAAAAAAACCCTCGCTTTGTCGGAGCGTTCATTAAATCGGTATCTCCTTAATTAAAAGCGACCAACAACCGGAGGTTTCTATGCTGCTATTTCAAATTCAACGCTTCTGCATCCACGACGGTCCGGGTATTCGGACAACCTTCTTTTTCAAAGGCTGTCCGTTACGCTGTCTGTGGTGCCACAATCCTGAAAGCCAAGCATTTCAGCCGCAGCTGCTGCATGATGCGGAAAAATGCATCTCCTGCGGTTATTGCGAAAGCGTTTGTCCCAACCACGCGACACCGCGCGGGCAACTGCTGCGAGACAATTGCCAAGCCTGCGCTCTTTGCTGCGAAGAATGTTTGGGAGACGCCCGCCACTTGGCAGGCCGCCAGTATACTTTAGAAGAAGCATTGCAGCTAGCACTGCGTGACGAAGCATTTTACAACTCCTCCGGCGGCGGCATCACCTTATCCGGCGGCGAACCACTGGCGCAGCCGGAAGCCGCTCTCTCCTTGGCGAAAGCCGCCAACGCACGCGGCCTTTCCGTCGCCGTCGACACTTGCGGCCATGTGCCCTTTGAACATCTTGCAGCCATTCTCCCCTATACGCAACTCTTTCTTTACGATTTGAAACATCCAGACGATGCCGAACACCAACGTCTTACAGGCGTCGGCAACAAACTCATCTTGGAAAATCTGCACAAACTGTCAAAAGCAGGCGCCTCCCTTGCGCTGCGTCTGCCTCTTGTAGCCGGCCTCAACGATCGTCCCCAAGAACTTGCTGCATGGCTGCCGCTGTTTAAAGCGATTAAGCCGCAGCGCATTCATCTGCTTCCTTATCACAGCATCGGCGGCTCCAAAGCCGCCCGCCTGGACTATCCCGTTTTTCAGGGGCAGCCGCCCACAGCTTCTACCTTAGAGCATTGGTTTACTACCATTCAAAACGCCGGTCACCCGGTGCAACAAGGAGGATAAGATTATGAAACAAGAACGAGGCATGAATGAACGCATCCGCTTCTTGCGGAAAGAAAGCACCACCGCCGAACCTCGCCTATCCCTGGAACGCAGCCGTTTGGTCACCGAAGCTTATGAAAAATACGAAGGACGTGTTCCAGTCCCCATGCTGCGCGCACTGACGCTGCAACACATTATGCTGCATAAAGCTCTCTACCTAGGCCCCGGCGAACTGTTAGTCGGCGAGAAAGCCGAAGCCCCGCAGCAATCCCCTTCTTTTCCCGAGCTTTGCTGCCACACGGAAGAAGATCTCACCGTCATGGATCAACGAGAAATTGTGTATTTCCGCGTCGGCGAGGACGAAAAAAAGCTGCAAAAAGAACGAATCATTCCATTTTGGGAAAATCGCGCTCTCCGCGGCAAGCTCTTGAGTTCTCTGCCCCAGGAATGGCATGATTGCTACGAAGCCGGCCTCTTTACAGAGTTCATGGAGCAGCGCGGTCCCGGGCACACGGTTGCCGACGGCAAAATGTACCAAAGCGGCCTCTTGGATGTTCAAAAGCGAATTGACGACTCTTTAGCGGCACTAGACCCGCTGACCGATTCTTCCTACCTAGATAAAAAAGCGCAGCTCACAGGCATGCGTATCGCTTGCGACGCTATGATGCTCTATGCCTCCCGCTACGCCGCCTTGGCGCAAGACATGGCGGAAAAAGAAACCAATCCGCAGCGAAAGAGCGAACTGCAAACGATTGCCGCAAATTGCCTCACCGTCCCGGCGCATGCGCCGCAAACATTCCATCAGGCGCTGCAGATGTATTGGTTTATGCATATCGGCGTCACAACGGAAATCAATCCTTGGGACGCCTACAGCCCCGGCCGCTTGGATCAACACCTAATCCCTTTCTACCGCAAAGACCTGGCCGAAGGGCGTCTGACGCGCGAGCAAGCCAAGGAGCTGCTACAATGCTTCTGGGTTAAGTTCAACAACCAACCAGCCCCTCCCAAAGTAGGCATTACTCTCAAAGAAAGCGGCACCTACACGGATTTCGCCAACCTCAATACCGGCGGCATCACGCCCGACGGCAACGACGGCGTTAACGAAGTATCCTATCTGATTTTGGAAACCATGGACGAAATGCGCCTGCTGCAGCCCAGCTCCAACGTGCAGATCAGCCGCCGCACTCCACAGGATTTTCTCAAAAAAGCCTGCGCTATTTCTCGCCAGGGTTGGGGGCAGCCTGCTTTTTACAATACCGAAAGCATCGTGCAAGAACTGCTTAATGCCGGCAAGTCCCTGGAGGATGCGCGCCAAGGCGGCGCCAGCGGTTGTGTAGAGACAGGCGCTTTCGGCAAGGAAGCCTATATTCTGACAGGATACCTCAACCTCCCAAAAATTTTGGAACTCACGCTCTTCAACGGCATAGATCCCATGACCGGCAAGCGCCTGGGACCGGCAACCGGGGAAGCGGCTTCCTTCAACGACTTTGACTCGTTCTATCGGGCCTATGAAAAACAGCTGCACTACATGACAGATATCAAAGTAAAAGGCAATCAAATTATCGAAGGTCTATACGCCCGTTATATGCCCGTTCCTCTTCTGTCTTGCCTTGTAGACGACTGCATCACAAACGGCCAAGACTACAATGCAGGCGGCGCCCGCTATAATACCAGCTATATCCAAGGCGTCGGCATCGGCACACTTACCGACAGTCTTGCCGCCATCGAAACTCTGGTCTACAAAGAAAACAAATTCACCCTCCCCGAACTAGTTACAGCCCTCAGAGATAATTTTGAAGGCCACATGCGCCTACACCACTTAGTACGAGAAAAAGCGCCCCGCTACGGCAACGACGATGATGCCGCCGACGAATTGATGCAGCGAGCTTTTCGTTCGTTCCACGATGAAGTTACCGGCCGTCCCAATGGCCGCGGCGGCAGCTACCGCGTCAATATGCTTCCCACCACTTGCCATGTGTACTTCGGCTCCGTCCTCGGCGCCAGCCCTAACGGCCGCTTAGCTCACAAGCCGGTATCCGAAGGCATCTCTCCCGAAAAAAGCGCTGACCGCCTGGGCCCCACCGCCGTCATCCGTTCTGCGGCCAAAATGGATCAGCTTCTTACCGGCGGTACACTGCTTAATCAAAAATTCAATCCCGCCGCTGTTGCAGGCGAAGCAGGCCTTGAGCACATGGCCGCTCTTGTACGAGCCTACTTCTCCTTGGACGGCCATCACATTCAATTCAACGTCATTGACCGTTCAACGCTCTTAGCCGCCCAAGAACACCCCGAAGATTACAAGGATCTTATCGTCCGCGTCGCCGGCTATAGCGACCACTTCCACAATCTCAGCCGAGAGCTACAGGATGAAATCATCGAACGCACAGAACAAACGATTGGTTAAAAATAAATCAGACCGCCAAATCCGTAGATTAGCGGTCTGATTTTATTTTGTTTTCATTTATTCTTCTGTTTATCCAGCCAGTCTCCAAAGAGCGCTTGCAATTGTTCCTGATGTCCTTGAGCGCCATGAGCAAAGCGAGTCACAGCCAATTCTTTGGGGCCGTTATAAGCCTCGTACAATTCCTGTGAGCCCGCAAGCGGCACAACCACGTCTTCTGTGCCATGCACAATCAGAAGCGGCGTATCCAATGCGGCTGTTGTTTGAATGGGTTGATACTGGTTTTTCACTAAATCCTGCACAAATTGCGGCCCTAACGAAAAGGCTTTTTCAAAAAAATTAGCTATTATTTCGCCTTGCAGCGCTTTGCTCCACAATTCCGGTCCTAAAATCACATCTCGGAAATTTTCGACCGCCTTGGTCACCGGCGCAAAGAGCATGCGTCCGGCAATTCGCGCGTCTGCGGGATGCAAGAGAGTCACCAATCCCCCAAGACTGTGCCCGTAAAGAATTATCGGCGAATCTTTCCATTGTGTCTGCTCTTTGGCCCAGGCTACTACATTGGCTAAGTCCTCCCGCCAACCGCTGACAAAGGTGTCGGCCGCAAAAGTGCCGTCGCTGTCTCCGGATCCCAGAAAATCAAAGCGCACTACGGCATAGCCCTGTTTTTCAAAATACGAAGCCAAATGGACCGTCAGATGATTATAACCTACTTTATTGCCTGTAAAACCGTGGCTGCACACAACCACAGGCGTCCCGATCCGAAACAAGTCCGGCTGATGCACCATAGTTGAAAGGCGTCCGCCGCGACTAGTAATCCACACATGATCCTTCATTGCAATTCCCCCTTAGGAACTTTTTCTGCAAATAAAGAAAAGACTAAGAAACCTTAGCCTTTCGTTTTCGAATCAACTAATACGTCTTCGCTTTATTTTTTACTATGGTATCACGATGCAAAGATTGCGTCAATCGATTTTCCCTTGAAGATTCTCTGCCAACAGCCACTGTCTGGCAAAGGCGATCGCCTGGGTCGTCAACGCTTCGCAAGCATGCGCTGGTCCGTCTTGAGGAAAACCCTGCGGCCGCAGTTCCCTACACAGCAAACTGCCAAAACGAGCTTCAAAGGCAGCCGCAAACTTCCGGCAGCGTGCCGATATTTCTTCTGCCGACTCCTTCGACAAAGCGCCTTGCAAACCAAGAAATAATAACATGCCTTCCACCAAGCCGCACTGCGCCCCATAGCCGCCTGCCCCATGAAGTCCCGCCATCGCTTCCGCCCATAGAGGCGGCAATGGCATTTGCGCCGCTTCACATTGCAGAACCAATTGTGTCCGAGCACAATTCCAGTCGTCCTGCCAATAGCACTGGTGTACGCGTTCACTAGCCCATTGTTGCACCGCATCCGCCATTTTAAATCCCTCCCAGTCGCAACAGGCCCATGACTCCCAGTCCTGCGGCCATCGTCCATACGGCTTGACTGGTACGCCAAGCTACCCAAGCGGCGGCTGCGCCCGCGACTAAATAGCTGTTATGCCAGGAAACATCGAGCTGCCCTTGGGGCAAAAGCAGCGCCGGCACTACAAGCGCCGCCAAAATACCTGTAGGCACCTGCGCCGTCCAACGCTCCAAGCCTTTGGGCAAACCAGTCAAACGCAGCAACAGAAAGCTGCCCACTCGCGTAGCATACGTAGCGCCAGCCATCACCAAAATGATCAGCCAATATTCTTCACGCATTTTGCTTCTCTCCTTCCAGACAGCCGCCCACAAAAGCGGCGGCAACCGTCGCCAGCAGCAAATACCATTTCCCCGGCAGATATAACGAGCCAATCACAGAAATCACCGCTCCCGTCAGTGCTGCCGCCAACCCCGACTTATGACGCAAACGCGGCATCAGCATAGCTAAAAATGTAGCCGGCATAACAATATCCAGCCCCCACGCCAGCGGATCTCCTAATTGGCTGCCTACCGCTACGCCCAAAGCGGTAGAGACAGCCCAAGTACAGTAACCGGCGGTATTGCTGCCCCATTGATACGCCGCATTATAGCCATGCGCGGCAATACGGCTTACAGTCACTGCATAGGTTTCATCCGCCATGCCGAATGCCAGCAGCGCCTGCTGCCAAAAAGGAAGCTTCAGCACGTGAGGCGCAAGCGACGCTCCCATTAACAAATGACGCAAGTTAACCAAAAGCGTCGTTAAGCCTAAGACGCTCCAAGATACCACACCCTGGCCCAGCAGCAAAATAGCAAAAAACTGCGCTGCTCCGGCAAAGACCAGCAGCGACATACCCATAGTTTCTGTCGGAGTTAAACCCGCCCCCAACGCCAGCATGCCAAAAGTAAGGCCAAACGGAAATACACCCAGCATCAAGGGCGCTGTATCTTTCATACCCAGACAAAATTCTTTTCGCCAGGCACCATCAACACATTCCAACATTGTTCTTCCTCCTGATTTTATATTTTCTTGTATTTGCATCTTACCAAGGAGGATTTAAATTGGAAATAGCCAATTTAAGATATTTAAAGAAACCCATGGCTTTTTTCGGGAGGAACAGAAAATGGACTTAACCAATTTTTTGCAAACTCAATTACAATCCCCTTCTTCACTGCCACTTTATAAACAGTTGTCCCTGGCGCTGACAAAAGCCATTGAGACCGGCCAGCTTCGCAACGGCCAGCGCCTGCCGCCGGAACGGCGTCTAGCGGAAGACCTCCGTCTCAGCCGAACTACCATCGTTAACGCGTACCGGCTTCTGGAGCAAAACGGCAGCGTATCCTCGCGCATCGGCAGCGGCACCTATATTGGCGAAGACGCCGTTGCCGCACCATTGCCGCCGATGCCCTGGAACCAGCTCTTGCTACCGCATTTGAGCAGTCCGCTTTCCTCAATTTTGCGCAGTCTTTTGGCCATTCCCGCTGCTGCTGACAGTATTTCCTTAGCCGCCGGCATGCCGGATCCTGCGCTATATCCCTTAGACATGCTGCAGCAATTGCAGCAACCGATCCCCTCCTCCGATCTTGGTTATCTGCCGATTGAAGGCTATGCGCCTTTACGCAGAGAATTAGCGTCTTGGCTGAAAAACCGCCAGCTACATTTAGACGCGGAAGACATTATGATTCTCAGCGGCTCTCAGCAAGGTCTTTATCTGTTGTGCAAATGTTTTATCTCCCCCGGCGACAGCATTGTCGTCGAATCACCCACGTACTTAGGGGCCATCCAGGTCTTCCAGGCGGCTGGCGCACGCCTGCTCACCCTTCCCGGCCCTTTGAACAGCCAGTCGCTGCCTTTCCTAGAAGACTACCTTGTCCGCTATCGTCCCAAGCTATTTTATCTGGGTTCATCCTTCCAAAACCCCTCAGGTCGCAGCCCCGACGCCTCAATGTGTCAAAAATTCCTCGATCTGGCCGCTAAGTATCACCTGGTCATTGTAGAAGACGACGCTTATGGACATCTACACTATGAAACCCCCGCCCCGCAGCCCTTAAAAAGCCGCGACCACTACGGCGGCGTTCTGTACCTTGGCTCAGCTTCTAAAATATTTTTCCCCGGTTTACGTACTGGCTGGCTGGCAGCGCCTCGAGAAGTACTAAATCGCTTAGCCGAAGAAAAACAATACGCTGATCTGCACAGCAATAATTTGGCGCAGTTGTGTCTGGCGGAATATATGCGTTCCGGTCAGGCAGACGCTCATTTACGCCACATCCGCGTCCACTACCAGCGCCGCCGCGATGCGTTAGAGCAAGCCCTGAAGCGCCATTGCAGCGCAGACCTTGCTTTTGAATTACCCCTCGGCGGCTTCTACCTTTGGTGCCGTCTCAAAGGCGAAGGTTCCGCCCAGGCTCTTTTATACGAAGCCGCCCGCCAAGGGGTATCCTTTGTTCCTGGCGAAGCCTTCTACGCCGACCGCGCCGGTTCGGATTATTTCCGGCTATGCTTTGCTACCCATGACGAAGCTGCCATGGAAATTGCCGCCCAACGTCTGGGCCAAGCCTTGCGCAATCTGCGCAAGCACCCGCGCCGACACACCATCCCTGCCTTCCGCTCCGGCCAGCCAATCCTCTAACTAGGGAGCGAACTAACAAGAGAACCGGAGAATCGGAGGGTGCGACAGAGGGTTCGTAATTTGAAATTAAAAGAAAGAGCTGTGGCTAGACTTGCAATCAAGTCAGCCACAGCTCTTTCTTTTTCGTTTATACAGCAGAACCGCTTCTCGCAGCCCTCCTGCACACCCTCCGGTCACTCCCGCGACTCTTGTTCAAATCCCCTGACCACGTATCTTTTCACGCCAAAAGAAGCCGTTTCTTGCCCGACTCCTGCCAGCTATAGACCTTCATCCGTCCCGATACGCCCTGCGTCGTAAATACGCCTTGAAAGGCCTTAATATCATCCACAGATGCGCTGACAGATCCCACTGCCACTACCAATTGGCCGTCCTGCAGCGTAGCCGTCAAGGGACTTTTGCGGGAAACCGCCGACACAGGCACTCGCCACAGCGTCTGCTGACGATGGGGAAGCCAAGCCTCTACATAACCGCTGTCAAAACGAAGCTGCAGCCAAACCGGCCCCCGCTCCGTATCCAGATACATCGTCAAAACCGAGCCGCTTTCCACACTACGCAAATCATACAATTCCAATTTTCCAGAAGCAGGCGCTTCCAAAAAAGAATAATCCAATGGCTCCATGGTAGTAGCAGCAGCCACACTCATCTCCTGCTCCTCCTGGAGCACCGCTTGCGCAGAAGCTGCCGGCAAAAACAATAAGCTCGCCGCCAACGCCACACAAAGCCCTAACGTCTTTCTCATGTATACTTCCTTCCTTATTAACCAACCAATTCCTACGCGCTAAAACCCAGTTCACGCCTTGCCATCTTTACCATTTTATGCGTCAGGATTGGTCGGCGTCAAGGAAAATACGCTGCTCGATCTCTACGTTATTTTACTTCAACCACTTGACCGCCGGTAAGTTCTTGCAACTGCTGGCTTGTTACGCGAAATACCGCAAAAGGCGAGCCTGCCGCCGCCCACAGTTCGGCATATTGAAATAAATCTTCATCCAACAAGCACGGAATATCTTCCAAATGCCCTACCGGCGGAATACCTCCAATGGCAAAGCCCGTATGCTCCAATACATAGTCTGCATCCGGTTTGCGCACGGCTTCGCCAAAATACTTGGCTACTTTGCGTTCATTAATGCGATTGGCGCCGCTGGCTACTACCAAAAATGGCGTCCCGCTCTTCTTGCCTTGAAAAACAATGGATTTGGCAATCTGTCCTACCTCGCAGCCAATCGCTGCAGCGGCCTCTGCCGCGGTCCGCGTCGTCTCTTCCATATTTCGCACTTGCAGTGGCAGCCCGGATGCTTCCAATACTTGCCGTACTCTGCCCACGCTTGTCGTCTTCTCTTCCAAAAGTCAACCCTCCCCATCTCTTTTTGCACACAAAAAGTTACAATGTAAATATTATATCACAAATTAAACTTCTTTTTTGTCATTTAATTTGTGTTCATTGCGTATCCTTCCTTGTTTCTTTCAAAAATTATTCACTTCCCAAAGGTGATATGTTACAATGACCAAATAAACTTATTGTAGATGGGAATCCGCTGTTTTGCGGTTTCTTAAAAAAGGAGCTTTAGTATGGAACTGCTAAAAGAACGCATCCGCCGCGAAGGCCTGGTTCTGGAAAATCGCATCTTAAAAGTTGATTCGTTTCTCAATCAACAAATTGATCCTGTTTTAATGATGGCGCTGGGCGAAGAATTCGCCAGCCGTTTTGCCGCCGAAGGCGTGCAACGCATCTTTACCATAGAGGCCTCCGGCATTGCCATTGCTCTGCCCACAGCGTTGCGCATGGGCGTACCGCTGGTATTCGCCCGCAAAATACGCTCTACTACCATGAACGATCAAGTATACGCTACCCAAGTACATTCTTACACTAGAAATCTCACCAGCGACGTCATTGTATCCAAGCGCTTCCTGCCACCTGGTGAAAAGGTATTGATTATCGACGATTTTCTGGCGAACGGCGAAGCCGCTTTAGGATTGGCCGAGCTGGTCCGCCAATCAGGCAGCAAAGTAGTCGGCATTGGCATTGCCATTGAAAAATCCTTCCAACCCGGCGCCGCTAAAATCAAAAATGCAGGCTACCGTTTAGAATCACTGGCTCGTATTGCCGACTTCAAATCCGGCCAGGTTCGCTTTGTAGGCGAAGAGCCGTCGCCGGATGTCTCAATTTAAACAAGAGAAACAGACAAGGAACGAACACAGAGTAACTGAGTAACAGAGGGTACGCAGAGGGATACGATATCATCAGTCAAAAACGAGGAGTTTTGCTGCAAACAGCAAAACTCCTCGTTTTATGTCTGTATCACTTTTCTCTGCTTCCTCTGTGTACCATG
This DNA window, taken from Anaeromusa acidaminophila DSM 3853, encodes the following:
- a CDS encoding helix-turn-helix domain-containing protein; the protein is MTTSIGSQIKELRRRRGLTLREVAQKTGLSTGFLSQLERDLTDIAVDSLRKIAIALDVEPSLFFSSPPLGKKRLLRSYERQTAQIEPGRFIHYHLTNQAEPKSMLPRLVELLPLNKEESLLPYSHDGEEFIYVLEGVLTLILDGERQELCPGDSAHYPSSLSHNWGNLTNKCVRFLVVSHPNPH
- a CDS encoding glycyl-radical enzyme activating protein, which gives rise to MLLFQIQRFCIHDGPGIRTTFFFKGCPLRCLWCHNPESQAFQPQLLHDAEKCISCGYCESVCPNHATPRGQLLRDNCQACALCCEECLGDARHLAGRQYTLEEALQLALRDEAFYNSSGGGITLSGGEPLAQPEAALSLAKAANARGLSVAVDTCGHVPFEHLAAILPYTQLFLYDLKHPDDAEHQRLTGVGNKLILENLHKLSKAGASLALRLPLVAGLNDRPQELAAWLPLFKAIKPQRIHLLPYHSIGGSKAARLDYPVFQGQPPTASTLEHWFTTIQNAGHPVQQGG
- the hypD gene encoding trans-4-hydroxy-L-proline dehydratase; translation: MKQERGMNERIRFLRKESTTAEPRLSLERSRLVTEAYEKYEGRVPVPMLRALTLQHIMLHKALYLGPGELLVGEKAEAPQQSPSFPELCCHTEEDLTVMDQREIVYFRVGEDEKKLQKERIIPFWENRALRGKLLSSLPQEWHDCYEAGLFTEFMEQRGPGHTVADGKMYQSGLLDVQKRIDDSLAALDPLTDSSYLDKKAQLTGMRIACDAMMLYASRYAALAQDMAEKETNPQRKSELQTIAANCLTVPAHAPQTFHQALQMYWFMHIGVTTEINPWDAYSPGRLDQHLIPFYRKDLAEGRLTREQAKELLQCFWVKFNNQPAPPKVGITLKESGTYTDFANLNTGGITPDGNDGVNEVSYLILETMDEMRLLQPSSNVQISRRTPQDFLKKACAISRQGWGQPAFYNTESIVQELLNAGKSLEDARQGGASGCVETGAFGKEAYILTGYLNLPKILELTLFNGIDPMTGKRLGPATGEAASFNDFDSFYRAYEKQLHYMTDIKVKGNQIIEGLYARYMPVPLLSCLVDDCITNGQDYNAGGARYNTSYIQGVGIGTLTDSLAAIETLVYKENKFTLPELVTALRDNFEGHMRLHHLVREKAPRYGNDDDAADELMQRAFRSFHDEVTGRPNGRGGSYRVNMLPTTCHVYFGSVLGASPNGRLAHKPVSEGISPEKSADRLGPTAVIRSAAKMDQLLTGGTLLNQKFNPAAVAGEAGLEHMAALVRAYFSLDGHHIQFNVIDRSTLLAAQEHPEDYKDLIVRVAGYSDHFHNLSRELQDEIIERTEQTIG
- a CDS encoding alpha/beta hydrolase; translated protein: MKDHVWITSRGGRLSTMVHQPDLFRIGTPVVVCSHGFTGNKVGYNHLTVHLASYFEKQGYAVVRFDFLGSGDSDGTFAADTFVSGWREDLANVVAWAKEQTQWKDSPIILYGHSLGGLVTLLHPADARIAGRMLFAPVTKAVENFRDVILGPELWSKALQGEIIANFFEKAFSLGPQFVQDLVKNQYQPIQTTAALDTPLLIVHGTEDVVVPLAGSQELYEAYNGPKELAVTRFAHGAQGHQEQLQALFGDWLDKQKNK
- a CDS encoding C-GCAxxG-C-C family protein, yielding MADAVQQWASERVHQCYWQDDWNCARTQLVLQCEAAQMPLPPLWAEAMAGLHGAGGYGAQCGLVEGMLLFLGLQGALSKESAEEISARCRKFAAAFEARFGSLLCRELRPQGFPQDGPAHACEALTTQAIAFARQWLLAENLQGKID
- a CDS encoding AzlD domain-containing protein translates to MREEYWLIILVMAGATYATRVGSFLLLRLTGLPKGLERWTAQVPTGILAALVVPALLLPQGQLDVSWHNSYLVAGAAAAWVAWRTSQAVWTMAAGLGVMGLLRLGGI
- a CDS encoding AzlC family ABC transporter permease; translation: MLECVDGAWRKEFCLGMKDTAPLMLGVFPFGLTFGMLALGAGLTPTETMGMSLLVFAGAAQFFAILLLGQGVVSWSVLGLTTLLVNLRHLLMGASLAPHVLKLPFWQQALLAFGMADETYAVTVSRIAAHGYNAAYQWGSNTAGYCTWAVSTALGVAVGSQLGDPLAWGLDIVMPATFLAMLMPRLRHKSGLAAALTGAVISVIGSLYLPGKWYLLLATVAAAFVGGCLEGEKQNA
- a CDS encoding PLP-dependent aminotransferase family protein, with protein sequence MDLTNFLQTQLQSPSSLPLYKQLSLALTKAIETGQLRNGQRLPPERRLAEDLRLSRTTIVNAYRLLEQNGSVSSRIGSGTYIGEDAVAAPLPPMPWNQLLLPHLSSPLSSILRSLLAIPAAADSISLAAGMPDPALYPLDMLQQLQQPIPSSDLGYLPIEGYAPLRRELASWLKNRQLHLDAEDIMILSGSQQGLYLLCKCFISPGDSIVVESPTYLGAIQVFQAAGARLLTLPGPLNSQSLPFLEDYLVRYRPKLFYLGSSFQNPSGRSPDASMCQKFLDLAAKYHLVIVEDDAYGHLHYETPAPQPLKSRDHYGGVLYLGSASKIFFPGLRTGWLAAPREVLNRLAEEKQYADLHSNNLAQLCLAEYMRSGQADAHLRHIRVHYQRRRDALEQALKRHCSADLAFELPLGGFYLWCRLKGEGSAQALLYEAARQGVSFVPGEAFYADRAGSDYFRLCFATHDEAAMEIAAQRLGQALRNLRKHPRRHTIPAFRSGQPIL
- a CDS encoding YbaK/EbsC family protein, encoding MEEKTTSVGRVRQVLEASGLPLQVRNMEETTRTAAEAAAAIGCEVGQIAKSIVFQGKKSGTPFLVVASGANRINERKVAKYFGEAVRKPDADYVLEHTGFAIGGIPPVGHLEDIPCLLDEDLFQYAELWAAAGSPFAVFRVTSQQLQELTGGQVVEVK
- a CDS encoding xanthine phosphoribosyltransferase produces the protein MELLKERIRREGLVLENRILKVDSFLNQQIDPVLMMALGEEFASRFAAEGVQRIFTIEASGIAIALPTALRMGVPLVFARKIRSTTMNDQVYATQVHSYTRNLTSDVIVSKRFLPPGEKVLIIDDFLANGEAALGLAELVRQSGSKVVGIGIAIEKSFQPGAAKIKNAGYRLESLARIADFKSGQVRFVGEEPSPDVSI